TGGCGATCAGGCCGATCTTCTCGGTCACCGCGGCCAGCGCCGACAGCAGCGTCAGCGGCTCGAAGTGGTCGCTGCGGGCGGTGCGCGACAGCGACGCCAGGTCGGTGTTGCGCACGCCGACCGAGTCGGCCAGGAAGATGGCGTCGAACTTGGCGGCCTCGGCGCGCCGCGCCAATTCGGCGTAGTGGCGGAAATTGACCGGCGCGTCGGCCTGGGCGTCGGGATGGCGCCAGGCGGCGATGTGATGGCCGGTCTGCATCAGGAAGGCGCCGAGCTTGATCTGGCGCGGGGAACGGGTCATGGGGATGACTCCAGCAATGGGGTGGCCGGCAACGCTGCCGGGGATCGGAACGGGAACCTCACCAGGCCATGCGCAGCGAGGCCAGCGAGGGCAATGCGGGCACGCCGGCGGTGGCGTCCACGCCCAGCGGCGGGCTGTCGTCGGCGGGCGCGCCGTCCGGCTCCAGGAAGTCGGACAGCACGTCGTCGCGCAGCTTGATGAAGCGCGGGTCGCTGCGGTTGCGGGCATGCGGCAGCGGCACGTCGACGATGCGGCGGATGCGCCCCGGGCGCGGCTGCATGATGACCACCCGGTCGCCCAGGTAGACCGCTTCCTCGACGTCGTGCGTCACCAGGATCATGGTGATGCGCTCCTTCTGCCAGATGCGCTGCAGTTCGGCCTGCAGGCGCGCGCGGGTCAGCGCGTCGAGCGCGCCAAAGGGTTCGTCCAGCAGCAGCACGCGTGGCCGGTTGACCAAGCCGCGGGCGATCGCCACGCGCTGCGCCATGCCGCCGGAGATCTGGTGCGGGTACGACTGTTCGAAGCCCTCCAGCCCGACCAGGGCGACGTGCTCGGCCACGCGGTCACGCTTTTCGGCGCTGGAAATGGCGGCGTTGCGCAGCCCCACGGCGATGTTCTGCGCCACCGTCAGCCACGGGAACAGGCGGTGGTCCTGGAACACGATGCCGCGTTCCGGCCCGGTGCCGCGCACCGGCTCGCCACCCAGCGTGATGGCGCCCTCATAGGTATCGTCCAGCCCCAGGATCAGGCGCAGCAGGGTGGACTTGCCGCAGCCGCTGGCGCCGACGATGGAAACGAACTGGCCGGCGGGAATGTCCAGGTCCACGCCTGTGAGCACCTGCAGCACGCCGCCTTCGGCCTGGGCGCTGGGATAGCGCTTGCCGACCGCCTGCAGCGACAGGTCCAGCGAAGAATGTTGAGCCATGCTTGAGTCTTCCTGCGGTTATTGGTCCTGCCCGCGCAGGCGCGCGAGCCGGCGTTCGGCCACGCGGGCCAGGGCATTCATGAGCCAGCCGATCACCCCGACCACGAACATGCCGAAGATCACCAGGTCCATCTGGAAATGTTCGCTGCCCTCGATCAGCAGGTTGCCGATGCCGACGCCCGCCACCAGCAGGTATTCGGCGCCGATGGTGGCCAGCCAGGAATAGATCAGCGCCAGGTAGACGCCGGTGAAGATGGCGGGCGCGGCGGCCGGCAGCACCACCTGGGCGAAGGTCTGCCAGCGGCTGTAGCCGTACACCCGCGCCACCTCCAGCAGCTTGGGCGGCGCGTTGCGCACGCCGTCGCAGGTGTTGACCACCACCGGCACCAGCGCCGCCAGCGACAGGAACACCACCTTGGCGGTGTCGCCCAGCCCGAACCACACCGAGATCAGCGGAATCCAGGCGAACAGCGAGATCTGCTTGAAGGTGTTGAAGCTGGGACCGACCAGCCGGTTGAACAGCGGCGACAGGCCCAGCAGCACCCCCAACACCAGGCCCGAAACGGTGCCGATGGCGAACCCGGTCAGCTCGCGGCCCAGGCTGGCGCCCAGCGCGCGCCACAGCTTGCCGCCGACGATCTGGTCGGCCGCGGTGGCCAGCACCTTGCCGGGCGAGACCAGCAGGGCCGAGTTCACCAGGTCGGCGCGGGCCAGCAGCCACCACAGCGCGATCGCCGCCACCGGCAGCGCCAGGCCGCGCCAGCGGCCGCCGCCGCGCACGGCCAGCGGTTGCGACAGCGCCAGCTCGGCCGCGTCGCGCGAGACAGGCGTCGGCGCGCTCATGGTTGCACCTGCGGGGCCGTGGCGGCGCCGCGGCGGCCGTGGATCAGGCGGGTCTCGGCCCAGTCCAGCAGCCGGTCGATGGCGTAGCCGATGGCGCCCACCACGATCACCGCGGCCATCACCAGGTCCAGCTGGAACAGCTGGCGGCCGTAGACGATCAGATAGCCCAGGCCTTCGCTGGAGGCCACCAGTTCGACCACCACCAGCGACAGCCAGGCCTTGGTGAAGCCCAGCCGCAGGCCGGTGAACAGCGTCGGCAATGCCAGCGGCACGACCACCTCCAGCACCTCCTGGCGCCGGCTGTAGCCATAGACCCGCGCCACTTCGCGCAGCGCCGGGCTGGCCTGGCGAAAGCCCTGCAGGGTGTTGAGCGTGACCGGCACCAGCGCCGCCTTGGCGATCAGGATGTACTTCAGCGGCTCGCCGATGCCGACGATCAGCAGCACGAACGGCAGCCAGGCCAGCACCGGGATCTGCACCAGCGCGTTGAAGGTCGGCAGCACGTAGGCCTCGAGCCGGCGAGACAGGCCCATGGCCGTGCCCAGCAGCAGCCCCAGCAGGCTGCCCAGCGCGAAGCCGACCAGCACCCGCTGCAGGCTGGCGCGGGTGTTGAGCCACAGGTCGCCGCTGGTGGCCAGGTCGCGCAGGGTGTCCCAGACGAAGGCCGGCGGCGGCAGCACCTGTGGCGAGATCCAGCCCTGGCTGGCGCCGGTCTGCCACAACGTCAGCAAGGCCAGCGGCAGCAGCCAGGGCGCGGCGGTCCAGGCCGCCTGGCGCGCCCAGGCCGGCGCCGGGGCCAGGCGCGGCAGGGCGGAGGAAGAGAGGGAAGGCAAGGCCATGGCGGCGCTCCGGTCAGCGCGCGGCGGCCTGGGCCGGTCCGGCGACCGGCTTGCCGGCAGCGTCGAAGGCGGTCCAGTAGCGCTCCAGCCCCTGCGCCTTGAGCGCGTTCTGCAGATAGCGCGGATCGAACCAGCCGTCCAGCGAGACCTCGCGGCGGATCAGCTTGAGCTTGGCGGCGTCGGCCACCACCGCCTTGTAGCGGGCGATGATGAAGTCGTCGATCAGCGGCGAATTGCGCGCGGCCAGGTCCTGCTTGTCGAACTCGGCCGCCCACGAGGCGTAGGGCACGCCGCTCTTTTCCCAGATCTTGAACAGGGCGTCGCGGTTCTTCTCGTCGGACGACCATTGCGCGGCGCGCACGAACACGTCCACCACCTTCTGCACCTGGGCGGGGTTCTCGCGCTCGAAGTCCTCGCGCACCAGCAGCGACGCCTGGCGGGTGTAGGCGGGGTCCTGGCCCTGGGTGCTGTAGATGACCTTGGCCAGGCCCTGGTCGCGCACCTTGAACCATTCGTAGCCGCCGAAGGCCGCGTCCACGCCGTTGGACACCAGCGCGGCCTGGGCGCTGCCCGCGTCCAGGTTCACCCCCTTGATGTCGCGCTCGGCCAGGCCGTGCGCGGCCAGCACGTTGATCGCCACCAGGTGGCCGTTGGTGCCGCGGAAGATCGACACCTTGCGGTCCTTCAGGTCCTCGATGGACTTGAGCGGGGAATTCGGTGGGGCCACCAGGTACAGGTTGTTGCGCGCGCCGCTGACCAGCAGCAGCTTGGTCTTCAGGCCGTTGGCGCGGCCCACCACCTGCGGCAGGTCGCCCTGGTAGGCGAAGTCGATCTGCTTGTTCGACAGCGCCTCGTTGACGGCCGGGCCGGCGCCCTTGAAGAACAGCCACTCGACCTTGACGCCGTCGGCGGCGAAGGCCTGCTCCAGCCACTGGTTGACGCGCACCACGCCGCCCGGCGAGCCGCCCCAGGTGATCGGGTCGCCGCCGCCGGCGGTGGCCACGCCGACGCGGATGACGTCGGCGGCCCGGGCGCTGCCGCTCAACGCCGCCAGGGCCACCAGGCCCAGCGCGGCAACGTGTTTGCTCAGGTTCATCAATGACTTCATGGAAAGACTCGTTCAGAAAGGAAACGGGCAACCCGCCGGCGCGACGCCGGCGGCGGACAACGGCAGCAACAGGCCGGCGTGGATCAGGCCGCGGCGCGGGCCGGGGTGGCGGCGAGCTTGCGTTCGATGGCGGTGCCCTGGAAGAAGGCCGGATTGGCCTCGGTGTAGAAGCGGTAGGGGTTGCCGAACACCAGCGCCTTGAAGTCTTGCGCGCTGATCACGCCCTGTTCGACCAGGTCCCAGCTTTCGGCCAGCGGCGCGGTCAGGTCGGGCACGTCCCAGTGGCCGATGTCCGAGGACCAGATGGCGTTGATCTTCACGCCGAGCGGATTGACCTTGTCGTTGAAGGCCGCCGCCACGGTGCGGTCGTCGGACTCCGAGCCGAAGTAGAAACTGTCGACCCAGCGCTTGCGAATGTCCTCGACCGATTCGATGCCGGCGGCGGCGAAGTCGTCCAGCTCGTCCGGATGCGGGTCGCGGCTATGCGGCAGGGCCGAGATGCCCAGGCTGTCGCGCAGCAACTGCTGCGGGTCGATGTCGCGGCCGCGGATGAAGTCGGCGCCATAGCGCTGAAACAGCTCGTGCAGCAGCGCCACGTCGGCGTTGGCCGGGTTGTAGTTCTGCACCGCGGCGCGGTTGCGCTTTTCCCAGCGGTCCACCAGATGGGTGTAGACGTGCGAGCCCCAATCGGCGCCGCCTTCCAGCAGCGCCACGCGCAGGTTCGGGAAGCGCCGCGTGACGCCGCCGAAGAACAGCGCCTTGGCGAAGGCCTGCGAGCCATCGGCGAAGTGGCCGATGTGGTTGAACATGTAGTTGCTGATGGAATGGCGGCCGGTCCAGCCCTGGCTGCCGTAGTGCGTGGTGACCGGCACGCCCAGCTCGACCACCTTGGCCCAGAACGGGTCGTAGTCGTACTCGCTGTCGATGCCATAGAAATCGATATAACTGGCGTGCTTGGCGATCTCGGGATAGTCGGCGGCGGGATACTTGCGCGCGATCGCCTTGATCGGCCGCTTCACGCCGCCGGCGATGTTGATGACCTTCAGCCCCAGGGTCTTGACCGCGAACTCAAGCTCCTCGATGCCTTCCTGCGGGGTGTTCAGCGGGATGCCGGCCACCGGCGTCAGGCGGTCGCTGTACTTGCGGTACTGGTCGGCATGGAAGTGGTTGATGGCGCGGTGCAGCGGCTGGCGGAACTCGTCGCCCGCGGCCAGCGGCGCCAGCACGTCGTTGGGGAACAGCACGGAGTAGTCCGCGCCTTGCTCGGCCAGGCGCTCGTTGAGCAGCTCGGGCAGGGTATAGGTGGCCAGGTCCAGCGTGTTGCGCGTGACCCGCGCCCACCAGGGCGAGCGCAGGGTGCGGTTGTCCTGGCGCTCGGCCGGCGTCTGCTGGTACCAGTCCTTGCCGCCGCTCTTGGTGGCGAAGCGCGAGCCCAGCGCCTTGCGCAGCGCATCCACCAGCTTGCCGCCGCCGTAGTGCTGGACGTAGTCCTCCAGGACCGGCGCGTAATCGTTGACGTGCACGTCGGTGTCGATCACCGGGTAGTCCAGGGTCGCCTTGACGGCGGCGGACCGTGACGCGTGGCTCGGGTGCAAAGGCTGGTTCATGCTGGCGCTCTCCGTGGGTCGTATCGCGAGGCGCAGGGGAAGTCCCTGCTTGCCTGGCAAACATTACGGGAGCGCCGCGCGGCGCCCAACGAAGGATTGGTTGTTTAGTTGTGCGTCATGACCAAATAACCAGCAGTCACGGCGGGCGGGCCAGCCGCCGCGCCAGCGAGCGGGCTTCGCGCACGGTCTGCGTGAACGGATCGGGCCGCGTCGCAATAGGCGCCGAATACCGCTTTGCCGTCCAGCAGGTGGATGACGGGATGCAGGCCGTTGGCCCGGGGGCTAGCCGGGCGGCTCACCATTTGTAGCGCACCGAACCGACGATCTGCCGTCCCTGGCCCAGGTAGCAATAGCCGCCGCTGCAAGCCTGCACCTGCTTGTCGGCCAGGTTCTGCACGCTCAGGCGCGCCTGCCACCCCTTGAGCGCCGGATGCGCGTAGCCGGGCTCGTAGCTCACCGACACATCGAACAGCGTGGCCGCTGGATTGCGCATGAGGTTGAGCTTGTCGCCATAGCTGGCGCCGATGTAGCGCGCGCCCGCGCCCAGCCCAAGACCGGCCAGCGGGCCTTGCGGCAGTCTGTAGTCGAGCCACAGGCTGGCCAGGTGGCGCGGCTGGTAGGACGGCACCTTGCCGATCTCCGCCGGGTTGTTGCTCTTGATCACCTCGCCACGGTTGTAGCTGTAGCTGGCGATCAATTGGACGCCGCGCTCCAGGTCGGCCAGGCTTTCCAGTTCGAGGCCGGTGGAGCGGATGGTGCCAGCCAGTTCCGACCAGGGTTGGGCGGGAACGACGCGGGCCGCGTCCTTTTCCTCGATACGGTAGGCGGCCAGCGTCACATAGCTGTGCGAACCGGGCGGCTGGTACTTGATGCCGGCCTCGACCTGCTCGCCATGGGTCGGGTCGAGCACCTCGCCGGTCCGGGTAAGGCCGGTGTTGGGGATGAACGAGGTGGAATAGTTCATGTACGGCGCCAGGCCGTTGTCGGCCAGGTACAGCGCGCCGGCCTGCCAGGTGAAGGCATGGTCGGACTTGACCGTGGCGGGCTTGCTGCGGTTCAGCAGGTTGCGTTTGTCATGGCGCAGCGTGTCATAGCGGCCGCCCAGCGTCATGCGCCAGTTGCCCACCGAAGCCTGGTCGGACAGGTAGAACCCGTGCTGTGAATTGCGTTGCAACGACGATGAAAGGTTCGTCGGCGAGGTCGGTCGCGACACGTTGCCGTACTGGGGATTGTCCAGGTCCAGCGTGGGGTAGCCGGTCAGATAGCCATTGCCCTGACTCCATTTCAGCCACTGGTAGTCGAAGCCGGTCAGCAGGCTGTGGGCGACTTGGCTGGTGTTGAACCGCACGGTCGCGTTGTTATCCACCGACACGTTCTTGACCATGCTTTTGATGCTCCAGGCGTTGCGCTTGAGCAGGCGGGTACCCGGCTCCAGGCCGGCGCCGCTCAGATATCGCGCGTCCAGGTCGATACGGCCGTGGCGCAATTGCTGGCGCAGCGTGACGTTCTGGCCCAGGCGATGCTCCAGCTCGTAGCCGATCTGGTATTGCGTCTGGCGCTGGTGATCGTAGCGCGGATCGCTGACGCGGATCTTGGTGACCTTGCCGTTTTCGACGTAGTTGCCGACGCTGGCGTCGGTTTCGTCCTTCAGGTATTGGCCCAGCAGCGTCAGCGTGGTGTGCTCGCCCAGGCGGAACTCGAACGACGGCGCGAACAGGTCGCGGTCGTCGGCGATCATGCGTTCGGTCTCGCCGCGGCGCATCAGGCCGATCACGCGAAAGCGCGCCGTGCCCGCCTCGTTGATGTCGTCGCCGATGTCGAAGGCGGCCTGCTTGCGATCATGGGTCATGCCTTGGAGCATGATCTCGTGGACCGGCTCGGGGCCGGGCCGCTTCGAGATCCGGTTGACCATGCCGCCCGGCGTGCCCTGGCCGTAGAGCACCGACATCGGGCCCTTGACGATGTCGACGCGTTCCAGCGCGTAGGGCTCGGTGCGGAAGTAGGCGTAAGAGCCCGGCGTCTGGCGCAGGCCGTCCAGATAGTCGCCGGTGGTGTTGACCGAGAAACCGCGGATCGAGATCTGGTCGAAGCGCGGATCGAACCCGGCGCTGCCCGTGCCGACGCCGGCCGAATAGCGCACCGCCTCGATCATCGAGGTGGCGCCGCGGGCGTCCATCTGCGCGCGGGTCACCACGCTGACCGAGCGCGGCGTCTCCATCAGCGAGGTATCGCTCTTGAAGGCGCTGCCGCTGGCCCGCGCCACGAAGGCGTCCGCGTCGCGGGCGGCGGCGCCGACCACCGCGATCGGCGCCAGCGTGGCCGGCCCCGACGCCTGCGGCTGCAGCACATACTGTCCGTCCGGCGTGCGCGCGGCGGCCAGGCCGCTGCCGGCCAGCAGCGCGGCCAGCGCCTCCGGCACCGTGTAGCGGCCGGACAGGCCCGGGCTGGTCTTGCCCTGCGTCAAGGGCATCGCGCCGCCGAGCGGCACGCCCGCCGCCAGGCCGAAGGCATTGAGCGCCTCGGTCATGGGGCCGGCGGGGATCTGGTAGGCGCGGCGGCCATCGGCCGCGGCGGGCGCGGGCTGGGCCAGCGTGGGCAGGGCCGGCGCCAGGCCGGCCAGCGCCAGGCTGGCGGCCAGCAGCCAGGGACGCAGCCCTTGGGGCGAGGGAGAAGAGGGGGGCAAAGCGTAAGCGCGTGTCATGACGGTTCCGTATTCGTGCATCGGCGAGCGGGACGGCGATGAATGGCGGTCCCGCACTTACCAGATCGAACGAAACGGAAAAAAGGGAAGGCCGGCGTTCACGCCGGCGCCAACGTGGTCCACCAGGGCAGCTTCTGTTCCACCCGCAGGGACAGCGCGCGGGCCAGCAATTGCAGCGTGCGGTCGGGGTCGTCCAGCGGATAGGTGCCCATCACGCGCAGGCCGGCGACCTCGGGCGCCACGCCCAGGTGGCCGTGGCGGTAGCGCGCCAGCTCGGCCACCAGATCCGCCAGGCGCATGTCATTGGCCACGAGCATGCCGCGGGTCCAGGCGCCGGCGCCGGGGGCGGCGAGGTCCGGGCGGCCGATGCCGTCGGCGCTGAACGAGACCTGGCCGCCGGCGGACAGCGCCAGCGTGTCGCCACGGATGGCGCTGCGGATCTCGACCGTGCCTTCGAACACGGCCAGCCGCGCCGCATTCGCCAGCAGCCGCAGGTTGAAGCGCGCGGCGCGCGTGCGCAGCCGGCCATGGGGAGTGGCCACCACGAACGGCCGCGCGGCGTCGATGGCGTTCACGAGGATCTCGCCGCGCAGCAGCGTCAGGCGGCGTTCGGCCGGCCCGTCGTCGAAGTCGACGGCGCTGCCGGTGTTCAGCCACAGCGCGCTGCCATCGGCCAGCCGCCATTCTCGGACCTGTCCGACGGCGCTGCGGTAGTCGGCCGCCAGCGCCAGCAGTTCGTCGCGCAGCGGGGTATGACGCCAGGCCAGCCAGCCGCCCAGCAGCCCGCCGGACAGCAACGCCAGCGTGCGCAGATGGCGGCGGCGCGGCGGCGCCAGCGCCGCCTGCAGGCCGGCCGAGGCCGCGCGCGGTTCGCTGGCGCGCAGCGGCGCGAAGCGCTG
The window above is part of the Achromobacter deleyi genome. Proteins encoded here:
- a CDS encoding ABC transporter ATP-binding protein, which gives rise to MAQHSSLDLSLQAVGKRYPSAQAEGGVLQVLTGVDLDIPAGQFVSIVGASGCGKSTLLRLILGLDDTYEGAITLGGEPVRGTGPERGIVFQDHRLFPWLTVAQNIAVGLRNAAISSAEKRDRVAEHVALVGLEGFEQSYPHQISGGMAQRVAIARGLVNRPRVLLLDEPFGALDALTRARLQAELQRIWQKERITMILVTHDVEEAVYLGDRVVIMQPRPGRIRRIVDVPLPHARNRSDPRFIKLRDDVLSDFLEPDGAPADDSPPLGVDATAGVPALPSLASLRMAW
- a CDS encoding ABC transporter permease, which produces MSAPTPVSRDAAELALSQPLAVRGGGRWRGLALPVAAIALWWLLARADLVNSALLVSPGKVLATAADQIVGGKLWRALGASLGRELTGFAIGTVSGLVLGVLLGLSPLFNRLVGPSFNTFKQISLFAWIPLISVWFGLGDTAKVVFLSLAALVPVVVNTCDGVRNAPPKLLEVARVYGYSRWQTFAQVVLPAAAPAIFTGVYLALIYSWLATIGAEYLLVAGVGIGNLLIEGSEHFQMDLVIFGMFVVGVIGWLMNALARVAERRLARLRGQDQ
- a CDS encoding ABC transporter permease encodes the protein MALPSLSSSALPRLAPAPAWARQAAWTAAPWLLPLALLTLWQTGASQGWISPQVLPPPAFVWDTLRDLATSGDLWLNTRASLQRVLVGFALGSLLGLLLGTAMGLSRRLEAYVLPTFNALVQIPVLAWLPFVLLIVGIGEPLKYILIAKAALVPVTLNTLQGFRQASPALREVARVYGYSRRQEVLEVVVPLALPTLFTGLRLGFTKAWLSLVVVELVASSEGLGYLIVYGRQLFQLDLVMAAVIVVGAIGYAIDRLLDWAETRLIHGRRGAATAPQVQP
- a CDS encoding ABC transporter substrate-binding protein translates to MKSLMNLSKHVAALGLVALAALSGSARAADVIRVGVATAGGGDPITWGGSPGGVVRVNQWLEQAFAADGVKVEWLFFKGAGPAVNEALSNKQIDFAYQGDLPQVVGRANGLKTKLLLVSGARNNLYLVAPPNSPLKSIEDLKDRKVSIFRGTNGHLVAINVLAAHGLAERDIKGVNLDAGSAQAALVSNGVDAAFGGYEWFKVRDQGLAKVIYSTQGQDPAYTRQASLLVREDFERENPAQVQKVVDVFVRAAQWSSDEKNRDALFKIWEKSGVPYASWAAEFDKQDLAARNSPLIDDFIIARYKAVVADAAKLKLIRREVSLDGWFDPRYLQNALKAQGLERYWTAFDAAGKPVAGPAQAAAR
- a CDS encoding amidohydrolase family protein gives rise to the protein MNQPLHPSHASRSAAVKATLDYPVIDTDVHVNDYAPVLEDYVQHYGGGKLVDALRKALGSRFATKSGGKDWYQQTPAERQDNRTLRSPWWARVTRNTLDLATYTLPELLNERLAEQGADYSVLFPNDVLAPLAAGDEFRQPLHRAINHFHADQYRKYSDRLTPVAGIPLNTPQEGIEELEFAVKTLGLKVINIAGGVKRPIKAIARKYPAADYPEIAKHASYIDFYGIDSEYDYDPFWAKVVELGVPVTTHYGSQGWTGRHSISNYMFNHIGHFADGSQAFAKALFFGGVTRRFPNLRVALLEGGADWGSHVYTHLVDRWEKRNRAAVQNYNPANADVALLHELFQRYGADFIRGRDIDPQQLLRDSLGISALPHSRDPHPDELDDFAAAGIESVEDIRKRWVDSFYFGSESDDRTVAAAFNDKVNPLGVKINAIWSSDIGHWDVPDLTAPLAESWDLVEQGVISAQDFKALVFGNPYRFYTEANPAFFQGTAIERKLAATPARAAA
- a CDS encoding TonB-dependent siderophore receptor, producing the protein MTRAYALPPSSPSPQGLRPWLLAASLALAGLAPALPTLAQPAPAAADGRRAYQIPAGPMTEALNAFGLAAGVPLGGAMPLTQGKTSPGLSGRYTVPEALAALLAGSGLAAARTPDGQYVLQPQASGPATLAPIAVVGAAARDADAFVARASGSAFKSDTSLMETPRSVSVVTRAQMDARGATSMIEAVRYSAGVGTGSAGFDPRFDQISIRGFSVNTTGDYLDGLRQTPGSYAYFRTEPYALERVDIVKGPMSVLYGQGTPGGMVNRISKRPGPEPVHEIMLQGMTHDRKQAAFDIGDDINEAGTARFRVIGLMRRGETERMIADDRDLFAPSFEFRLGEHTTLTLLGQYLKDETDASVGNYVENGKVTKIRVSDPRYDHQRQTQYQIGYELEHRLGQNVTLRQQLRHGRIDLDARYLSGAGLEPGTRLLKRNAWSIKSMVKNVSVDNNATVRFNTSQVAHSLLTGFDYQWLKWSQGNGYLTGYPTLDLDNPQYGNVSRPTSPTNLSSSLQRNSQHGFYLSDQASVGNWRMTLGGRYDTLRHDKRNLLNRSKPATVKSDHAFTWQAGALYLADNGLAPYMNYSTSFIPNTGLTRTGEVLDPTHGEQVEAGIKYQPPGSHSYVTLAAYRIEEKDAARVVPAQPWSELAGTIRSTGLELESLADLERGVQLIASYSYNRGEVIKSNNPAEIGKVPSYQPRHLASLWLDYRLPQGPLAGLGLGAGARYIGASYGDKLNLMRNPAATLFDVSVSYEPGYAHPALKGWQARLSVQNLADKQVQACSGGYCYLGQGRQIVGSVRYKW
- a CDS encoding FecR family protein, producing MASPTLPGAPLGAADHRSLEQAADWYVRLHDDAADSADWQQWRAWLDRSPRHQAAWGYIESVSQRFAPLRASEPRAASAGLQAALAPPRRRHLRTLALLSGGLLGGWLAWRHTPLRDELLALAADYRSAVGQVREWRLADGSALWLNTGSAVDFDDGPAERRLTLLRGEILVNAIDAARPFVVATPHGRLRTRAARFNLRLLANAARLAVFEGTVEIRSAIRGDTLALSAGGQVSFSADGIGRPDLAAPGAGAWTRGMLVANDMRLADLVAELARYRHGHLGVAPEVAGLRVMGTYPLDDPDRTLQLLARALSLRVEQKLPWWTTLAPA